From the genome of Campylobacter magnus, one region includes:
- a CDS encoding asparaginase yields MSKIMRKKICILNTGGTILAKGCENSCENDDKNGDENGYEAGGLGFLDVFGSILEQFKPDAKKSKKDHFVFADFSLDIITPFSIGSQDMDNAHLLRLGKEAIKASKKYDFIIITHGSDTLEESAFFLSLLKEIKIGVILTASMYPPNDKNYDGAANLEFALKSALKSDIKSVRVAMNGELLEPKKLIKFKSWGKDAFCQSLAFDIGILDFKPFSLPKALPKVAVIYADGQFYPSLYDLKSLKGVVLAGMGSGTLPKNAIKFFSKLKIPVVRSSRVAMSKITSKEVNDKKYGFINANHLSPAKAKVLLMLALSKKSKDIAKYFENF; encoded by the coding sequence ATGAGCAAAATAATGCGTAAAAAAATATGTATTTTAAATACAGGCGGCACTATTTTAGCCAAGGGCTGTGAAAACAGCTGTGAAAACGACGATAAAAACGGCGATGAAAACGGCTATGAGGCTGGTGGGCTTGGATTTTTAGATGTTTTTGGCTCTATTTTAGAACAGTTTAAGCCTGATGCTAAAAAGAGCAAAAAAGATCATTTTGTTTTTGCTGATTTTAGCTTGGATATTATTACGCCTTTTAGCATAGGCTCACAAGATATGGATAATGCGCATTTACTTCGTCTTGGCAAAGAGGCGATAAAAGCTAGCAAAAAGTATGATTTTATCATCATCACTCACGGTAGCGACACGCTTGAAGAGAGTGCTTTTTTTCTAAGCCTTTTAAAAGAGATTAAAATAGGCGTGATTTTAACAGCTTCGATGTATCCGCCAAATGATAAAAACTACGATGGAGCAGCTAATCTAGAATTCGCTTTAAAATCTGCTTTAAAAAGTGACATAAAAAGCGTGAGAGTAGCGATGAATGGCGAGCTTTTAGAGCCTAAAAAGCTAATAAAGTTTAAAAGCTGGGGCAAGGATGCATTTTGCCAAAGTTTGGCTTTTGATATAGGAATTCTAGATTTTAAGCCCTTTTCTTTGCCAAAAGCCTTGCCAAAAGTAGCTGTGATATATGCTGATGGGCAGTTTTATCCTAGTCTTTATGATCTAAAAAGCCTTAAAGGCGTGGTGCTTGCTGGCATGGGTTCAGGAACTCTACCAAAAAATGCAATAAAGTTTTTTTCTAAGCTTAAAATCCCAGTAGTTCGTAGCTCTAGGGTGGCTATGTCAAAAATCACTTCAAAAGAAGTAAATGACAAAAAATATGGCTTTATAAACGCAAATCATCTAAGCCCAGCTAAGGCAAAAGTTTTGCTAATGCTAGCTCTAAGCAAAAAATCTAAAGATATAGCAAAATATTTTGAGAATTTTTAA
- a CDS encoding protein phosphatase CheZ, protein MTQEELDALMAEADNIAEADDMPEADGATMDAPEQKKPAFSASEELDEDGFPKDYRVDAQKQWPPPPPSADHKMVQQLDDVTRDSEEKATQVLDMLDSINNLLMDGEEEATGIKDVLNSNIEIFEKLSAKFSHIPSFAEQKDKCQSALEALESIETKLQDGQNDIMNIMDMMQYQDIHRQKIERVINVMRALSKYMNSLFESNIDDKSRAPSAVHLEGDRTDNLMSDDDIEALINSLGKK, encoded by the coding sequence ATGACACAAGAAGAACTAGATGCACTGATGGCAGAAGCTGATAATATAGCAGAGGCTGATGATATGCCAGAAGCTGATGGTGCTACTATGGATGCGCCTGAGCAAAAAAAGCCAGCTTTTAGTGCTAGTGAAGAACTAGATGAAGATGGCTTTCCAAAAGACTATAGAGTAGATGCACAAAAGCAATGGCCACCACCGCCACCATCAGCTGATCACAAAATGGTTCAGCAGCTTGACGATGTAACCCGTGATAGCGAAGAAAAAGCCACTCAAGTACTTGACATGCTTGATTCTATTAACAACTTGCTAATGGATGGTGAGGAAGAAGCTACTGGTATCAAAGATGTGCTAAACTCAAATATAGAAATATTTGAAAAACTTAGCGCAAAGTTTTCTCATATCCCAAGTTTTGCCGAGCAAAAAGATAAATGCCAAAGTGCCTTAGAAGCATTAGAGAGCATAGAAACAAAGCTACAAGATGGGCAAAATGATATAATGAATATCATGGATATGATGCAATACCAAGATATTCACCGCCAAAAAATAGAGCGTGTTATAAATGTAATGCGTGCTCTTTCTAAATATATGAATAGCTTATTTGAGAGCAATATAGATGATAAATCTAGAGCTCCAAGTGCTGTTCACTTAGAGGGTGATAGAACAGATAATCTGATGAGTGATGATGATATAGAAGCACTAATCAACTCACTAGGCAAAAAATAA